A genomic region of Pseudomonas sp. MPC6 contains the following coding sequences:
- the tssI gene encoding type VI secretion system tip protein VgrG, with translation MFQSANTAHFSLHIPTVRNDFNVLAFDGVEAISALYAIHVELVSEHPDFDLESLLGQPAFLQFGLDGEGLHGRIEDVLVGEAGKRLTRYHLTLVPALHYLQFSHNQRIFQHLTVPQIIAQVFKGHGIQADAFAFHVSTSPEREYCTQYGESDFEFVQRLCAEDGIAWHHQHSPDGHLLVFSDDQTWFPKLGETPYQQDSGMVADNPVVSQFSLRLSTRTSTVTRRDYDLKRPSLLLESRFSAEFSPELEDYRYPVFIKNESRGKQLARQALERHRADYRLAEGKSDQPALRSGYFFDLTEHPRKTCNDLWLLVSLHHVGRQPQSLEEAITSDVKPEDDFTQGYRNSFSAIPWDVFYRPPIPAQRPALVSQTARVTGPAGEEIYCDEHGRVRVELPWDRAELNSEKSSCWLRVSSSWAGENFGAVTIPRIGMEVVVTYLEGDPDQPLITGCVVNKVNSAAHPLPEHKTKTVLRSHSSPHTGGYNELSLDDRAGQEQIYLRAQRDIEQLILNDSDTKIGNDRREQITRDSHSLISNDRFEQVDHHSASLIKGDELHTTQGVRNTVIGGDELITITGNSSTTAGGTLVIQAGAQAHVTAANVVIDAGMSLTLKAGGHYIVINSGGIFSSVAIVQGGAPVPGVPVQPALSLVPVAAQALIAPSLGTQKLALTQAAQQAAPICAVCQKLAEMTA, from the coding sequence ATGTTCCAGTCGGCCAATACGGCGCATTTTTCGTTGCACATCCCCACGGTTCGTAACGATTTCAACGTCCTCGCCTTTGACGGTGTCGAGGCCATCAGCGCCTTGTATGCGATCCACGTGGAACTGGTCAGCGAACACCCGGATTTCGATCTGGAGAGCCTGCTCGGCCAGCCCGCGTTTCTCCAGTTCGGTCTTGATGGCGAAGGCCTTCATGGCCGTATCGAAGACGTATTGGTGGGGGAGGCCGGCAAGCGCCTGACCCGTTATCACCTGACCCTGGTCCCGGCGTTGCACTACCTGCAATTCAGCCACAACCAGCGGATTTTCCAGCACCTGACCGTGCCGCAAATCATCGCTCAGGTGTTCAAGGGCCACGGCATTCAGGCCGATGCGTTTGCCTTCCATGTCAGCACCAGTCCCGAGCGCGAGTACTGCACGCAATACGGGGAAAGCGACTTCGAGTTCGTCCAGCGCCTGTGCGCCGAGGACGGCATCGCCTGGCATCATCAGCATTCGCCAGACGGTCATCTGCTGGTGTTCAGCGACGACCAGACCTGGTTCCCCAAACTGGGCGAAACCCCTTATCAGCAAGACTCCGGCATGGTGGCGGACAACCCGGTCGTCAGCCAGTTTTCCCTGCGTCTCAGCACCCGCACCAGCACGGTCACGCGCCGGGACTATGACCTGAAACGGCCGAGTCTGCTGCTGGAGAGCCGCTTCAGCGCCGAGTTCAGCCCTGAGCTGGAAGACTATCGTTACCCGGTGTTCATCAAGAACGAAAGCCGCGGCAAACAACTCGCTCGCCAAGCCTTGGAGCGGCACCGTGCCGATTACCGGTTGGCCGAGGGCAAGAGTGATCAACCCGCGCTGCGCAGCGGTTACTTCTTCGACTTGACCGAACACCCGCGCAAAACCTGCAACGATTTGTGGTTGCTGGTAAGCCTTCATCACGTTGGGCGACAACCTCAATCACTGGAAGAGGCCATCACCAGCGACGTCAAACCTGAAGACGACTTTACCCAAGGCTATCGCAACAGTTTCAGCGCCATTCCCTGGGACGTGTTTTATCGGCCACCGATACCTGCACAAAGACCGGCGCTGGTCAGCCAGACCGCCCGGGTCACCGGGCCTGCCGGCGAAGAGATTTATTGTGATGAGCATGGCCGTGTCCGGGTCGAGCTACCTTGGGATCGGGCCGAACTCAACAGCGAAAAAAGCAGCTGCTGGCTGCGGGTTTCATCCAGTTGGGCGGGAGAAAACTTTGGCGCGGTGACCATCCCGCGCATCGGCATGGAAGTCGTCGTCACCTACCTGGAAGGTGATCCCGACCAACCGTTGATCACCGGGTGTGTGGTCAACAAAGTCAACTCCGCAGCGCATCCATTGCCCGAGCACAAAACCAAAACCGTCTTGCGCAGCCACAGCTCCCCGCACACCGGGGGTTACAACGAGCTGTCGCTGGACGACCGCGCCGGGCAGGAACAAATCTACTTGCGGGCGCAGCGCGATATCGAGCAACTGATCCTCAACGATAGCGACACCAAAATTGGCAATGACCGTCGCGAACAGATCACTCGCGACAGCCACAGCCTGATCAGCAACGACCGTTTCGAACAGGTGGACCACCACAGCGCCAGCCTGATCAAGGGCGACGAGTTGCACACCACCCAAGGCGTGCGCAACACCGTGATCGGCGGCGATGAACTGATCACCATCACCGGCAACAGCAGCACGACGGCAGGCGGCACCTTGGTGATCCAGGCCGGTGCGCAGGCCCACGTCACCGCGGCCAACGTGGTGATCGATGCGGGGATGAGCCTGACGCTCAAGGCCGGCGGTCACTACATCGTGATCAATTCGGGCGGAATTTTCAGCAGTGTGGCCATTGTCCAGGGTGGGGCTCCGGTGCCCGGAGTGCCTGTGCAGCCCGCGCTGTCATTGGTTCCGGTGGCTGCGCAGGCCCTGATTGCGCCATCCCTGGGTACGCAAAAACTGGCATTGACTCAGGCAGCACAA
- a CDS encoding helix-turn-helix transcriptional regulator yields MEAGDEVGVGTSMATLKAFNQCVLHLGRLARDRGASQFIADGLQAFARLVPFASAWWGEMSTSDATAPPQSWMHGRINLPELFAVEWHKVAVSDRFSHDTLSQPGEVVRDSGFTDPCEQVNDFARRHDLYHLMCITFELPESGLMFFVCLYRGLQAPVFNDSEAGLFSAFCDHLLQLWRFQVQDMIRFDTGDGATDFGVARMDGSLLYVGARLCAAIQRELPGWSGSILPAQVIAQLQKAPCVMRLGRCVLTLSPNAEHVILSLETQSRGTVLAPRERTAAMLFAAGHSYKEIAKILALSPATVRTYLRNCYLQLGVKSKVELGSALRSPTSPTDAVRRD; encoded by the coding sequence ATGGAGGCGGGTGATGAGGTCGGCGTCGGGACGTCGATGGCAACGCTGAAGGCGTTCAATCAGTGTGTGCTTCACCTGGGGCGCCTGGCTCGGGATCGCGGTGCCTCCCAGTTCATTGCCGATGGCCTGCAGGCATTTGCCCGGTTGGTGCCCTTCGCGTCGGCATGGTGGGGCGAGATGTCGACGTCCGACGCCACTGCGCCCCCGCAAAGCTGGATGCACGGGCGAATCAATCTGCCCGAGTTGTTTGCCGTCGAATGGCACAAGGTCGCGGTCAGCGACAGGTTCTCCCATGACACGCTGAGCCAGCCCGGCGAGGTCGTGCGCGACAGCGGGTTCACCGACCCCTGCGAGCAAGTGAACGACTTCGCCCGGCGCCATGACCTCTACCACTTGATGTGCATCACGTTCGAGTTGCCCGAGAGCGGCTTGATGTTCTTCGTCTGCCTCTACCGTGGCCTTCAGGCACCGGTGTTCAACGACAGTGAGGCCGGTTTGTTTTCGGCCTTCTGCGATCACCTGTTGCAGCTGTGGCGATTTCAGGTCCAGGACATGATCCGGTTCGACACGGGCGACGGTGCAACCGACTTCGGCGTTGCGCGCATGGATGGCAGCCTGCTCTACGTGGGGGCCAGGCTCTGCGCCGCCATTCAGCGCGAGTTGCCCGGGTGGAGTGGTTCAATACTTCCTGCGCAAGTCATCGCGCAACTGCAAAAAGCGCCATGTGTGATGCGTCTCGGTCGTTGTGTGTTGACGCTGAGTCCTAACGCGGAGCATGTCATCCTGTCGCTCGAGACACAGTCGCGCGGGACGGTGCTGGCGCCGCGCGAGCGCACTGCTGCGATGCTATTCGCGGCGGGCCATTCCTATAAGGAAATTGCCAAGATCCTTGCCTTGAGCCCTGCGACAGTGCGCACTTATCTGCGCAACTGCTACTTGCAGCTCGGTGTGAAGAGCAAGGTGGAACTGGGTTCTGCCCTGCGTTCACCGACCTCGCCTACGGATGCAGTGCGTCGCGATTAA
- a CDS encoding cysteine hydrolase family protein, whose translation MTTALLIIDVQHLLCVGEYECFEIKRVIDLINGLSAKARVAGIPVILIQHEEKGSLLQHGGEGWQLVEGLETSPEDLRVRKTARDSFYQTRLLQILQQWDVERVIICGLQTDYCVNATVRQALKLGYDVVLAADAHSTVDTDNMAADDIIAEHNTRLARLSSPVSRIDVIPTREICIRNRKSRSARSGMY comes from the coding sequence ATGACCACTGCACTGCTGATCATCGACGTCCAACATTTGCTGTGCGTCGGCGAGTACGAATGCTTCGAGATCAAACGTGTCATCGATCTCATCAATGGCCTGAGCGCCAAGGCACGCGTAGCAGGCATTCCGGTCATCCTGATTCAACACGAAGAAAAGGGCAGCCTGCTGCAGCACGGTGGCGAAGGTTGGCAACTGGTCGAGGGCCTGGAAACATCACCCGAAGATCTGCGAGTACGAAAAACTGCCCGGGATTCTTTTTACCAGACCCGCCTGCTGCAAATCTTGCAACAGTGGGACGTCGAGCGCGTGATCATCTGCGGCCTGCAAACCGACTATTGCGTCAATGCCACCGTGCGCCAGGCCCTGAAACTGGGCTATGACGTGGTGCTCGCCGCCGACGCCCATTCCACCGTCGACACCGACAACATGGCCGCCGATGACATCATTGCCGAGCACAATACCCGCCTTGCACGCCTGAGCAGTCCGGTGTCGCGGATCGATGTGATCCCGACCAGGGAAATATGCATCAGGAACCGAAAGTCCCGATCAGCCCGGTCAGGAATGTACTGA
- the ggt gene encoding gamma-glutamyltransferase: MKFEPFAKSLIATSLALSCLMAHAASVAPVAAENGMVVTAQHLASHVGVDVLKNGGNAVDAAVAVGYALAVVYPAAGNLGGGGFMTIQLADGRKTFLDFREKAPLAATADMYLDKEGNVVPDLSTRGHLAVGVPGTVSGMELALQKYGTKPRKEVIAPAIKLAEDGFVLEQGDVELLEYATDVFKKDMKDSGSIFLSNGEPMQVGQKLVQKDLAKTLREISEKGADGFYKGWVADAIVTSSQANKGIIAQADLDKYKTRELAPIECDYRGYHVVSAPPPSSGGVVICEIMNILEGYPMKDLGYHSAQGMHYQIEAMRHAYVDRNSYLGDPDFVKNPIAHLLDKNYATKIRAAINPQKAGVSRELKPGVAPHEGSNTTHYSIVDKWGNAVSVTYTLNDWFGAGVMASKTGVILNDEMDDFTSKIGVPNMYGLVQGEANAIAPGKAPLSSMSPTIVTKDGKVVMVVGTPGGSRIITATLLTMLNVIDYGMNIQEAVDAPRFHQQWLPEETNLETFTTSPDTVKMLESWGHKFAGPQDANHLAAILVGAPSLEGKPVGKNRFYGANDPRRNTGLSLGY, translated from the coding sequence ATGAAGTTCGAACCTTTTGCCAAATCGCTCATTGCGACCTCGTTGGCGCTGAGCTGCCTGATGGCCCACGCGGCCTCCGTGGCCCCGGTCGCGGCCGAAAACGGCATGGTGGTCACCGCCCAGCATCTGGCCAGCCATGTGGGCGTCGATGTGCTCAAGAATGGTGGCAACGCCGTCGATGCCGCGGTCGCGGTGGGGTATGCGCTGGCGGTGGTTTATCCCGCGGCGGGCAACCTGGGCGGCGGTGGATTCATGACCATTCAGCTGGCGGACGGGCGCAAGACCTTCCTCGATTTCCGTGAAAAAGCGCCGCTGGCGGCCACCGCCGACATGTACCTCGACAAGGAAGGCAACGTCGTCCCGGACCTCAGCACCCGCGGTCACCTGGCCGTCGGCGTGCCGGGCACCGTGTCCGGCATGGAACTGGCCCTGCAGAAGTACGGCACCAAACCGCGCAAAGAAGTGATCGCCCCGGCGATCAAGCTCGCCGAAGACGGTTTTGTGCTGGAGCAAGGCGATGTCGAATTGCTGGAATACGCCACTGACGTCTTCAAGAAGGACATGAAGGATTCCGGCTCGATCTTCCTGAGCAACGGCGAGCCGATGCAGGTCGGGCAGAAACTGGTGCAGAAGGACCTGGCGAAAACCCTGCGGGAAATCTCCGAGAAGGGGGCCGACGGTTTCTACAAAGGCTGGGTCGCCGACGCCATCGTCACCTCCAGCCAGGCCAACAAGGGCATCATCGCCCAGGCCGACCTCGACAAGTACAAGACCCGCGAACTGGCGCCGATCGAATGCGATTACCGCGGCTACCACGTGGTGTCGGCGCCACCGCCAAGCTCCGGCGGGGTGGTGATCTGCGAGATCATGAACATTCTCGAAGGCTACCCGATGAAAGACCTGGGCTACCACTCGGCCCAGGGCATGCACTACCAGATCGAAGCGATGCGCCACGCCTACGTGGATCGCAACAGCTACCTCGGCGACCCGGACTTCGTGAAAAACCCGATCGCCCATCTGCTGGATAAAAACTACGCGACCAAAATCCGCGCGGCGATCAATCCGCAAAAGGCCGGCGTGTCCCGCGAACTCAAACCCGGGGTAGCGCCCCACGAAGGCAGCAACACCACCCATTACTCCATCGTCGACAAATGGGGCAACGCGGTGTCGGTGACCTACACCCTCAACGACTGGTTCGGTGCCGGCGTCATGGCCAGCAAGACCGGAGTCATCCTTAACGACGAAATGGACGACTTCACCTCGAAAATCGGCGTGCCGAACATGTACGGCCTGGTGCAAGGGGAGGCCAACGCCATCGCGCCCGGCAAGGCACCGCTGTCGTCCATGAGCCCGACCATCGTCACCAAGGACGGCAAAGTGGTGATGGTCGTCGGCACTCCCGGCGGCAGCCGCATCATCACCGCGACCCTGCTGACCATGCTCAACGTGATCGACTACGGCATGAACATCCAGGAAGCGGTCGACGCTCCGCGTTTCCACCAGCAGTGGTTGCCGGAAGAGACCAACCTGGAAACCTTCACCACCAGCCCGGATACGGTGAAGATGCTGGAAAGTTGGGGCCACAAGTTTGCCGGTCCCCAGGACGCCAACCACCTGGCGGCGATCCTGGTCGGCGCGCCTTCGCTGGAGGGCAAGCCGGTAGGCAAGAACCGCTTCTACGGGGCGAACGATCCGCGGCGTAACACCGGGTTGTCGCTCGGTTACTGA
- a CDS encoding methylated-DNA--[protein]-cysteine S-methyltransferase has product MTCTCMTMASPVGELKLVANGARLAAILWENDKPNRVLLGPMSEDPDNPILVRTARQLKEYFAGTRDRFELELDFVGTPFQKKVWAALLTIPFGETRSYRQIAEQIGNPSAVRAVGAANGRNPISIVAPCHRVIGASGKLTGFAGGLEAKEWLLTLEGGQWGGTGRLEGF; this is encoded by the coding sequence ATGACCTGCACCTGCATGACCATGGCGTCGCCGGTTGGCGAGCTGAAGCTGGTGGCGAACGGTGCGCGACTGGCGGCCATCCTCTGGGAAAACGACAAGCCGAACCGAGTTCTGCTGGGGCCGATGAGCGAGGATCCGGATAATCCGATCCTGGTGCGCACCGCACGACAGCTGAAGGAATACTTCGCCGGCACACGCGATCGTTTCGAGCTGGAGCTGGATTTTGTCGGGACGCCGTTTCAGAAGAAGGTGTGGGCGGCGCTGTTGACCATTCCGTTCGGCGAGACTCGCAGTTATCGCCAGATCGCCGAGCAGATCGGCAACCCCAGTGCGGTGCGGGCCGTGGGCGCGGCGAATGGCAGGAACCCGATTTCGATTGTGGCGCCCTGTCATCGGGTGATTGGCGCGTCGGGAAAACTCACCGGGTTTGCCGGTGGGCTTGAGGCCAAGGAGTGGTTGTTGACGCTCGAGGGCGGGCAATGGGGTGGGACTGGAAGACTGGAAGGCTTTTGA
- a CDS encoding hemerythrin domain-containing protein produces the protein MNIFEALRESHDRQRAYADALVRTSGDTPERVEAYKQLKSELQAHETAEERHFYIPLMEFDNGVDLSRHAIAEHHEMDEMMEALDETEMSSPAWLATAKKLCEKVHHHLKEEEQKFFQMAGKLLDDKQKETLAGQYVKEYKAQLS, from the coding sequence GTGAATATTTTTGAAGCCTTGCGCGAAAGCCACGACCGCCAACGCGCCTACGCCGATGCGCTGGTCCGGACCAGCGGCGACACCCCGGAACGGGTCGAGGCCTACAAGCAGCTCAAGTCGGAACTCCAGGCCCACGAAACCGCTGAAGAGCGGCACTTCTACATCCCGCTGATGGAGTTCGACAACGGCGTCGACCTCAGCCGCCATGCGATCGCCGAGCATCACGAGATGGATGAAATGATGGAAGCGCTGGATGAGACCGAGATGTCCAGCCCGGCCTGGCTGGCGACCGCGAAGAAGCTGTGCGAAAAGGTGCATCACCACCTGAAGGAAGAAGAGCAGAAGTTTTTCCAGATGGCCGGCAAGCTACTCGACGACAAACAGAAAGAGACCCTGGCCGGACAATACGTGAAGGAGTACAAGGCCCAGCTTTCTTGA
- a CDS encoding GNAT family N-acetyltransferase: MKLRIEQSQNPTDEERQAILLPLRAYNAQQAGVSTPEPVALLLRDESGEILGGLHGRVFYQWLYIDLLSVPEQARGQGIGSTLMQMAEDLAREKACIGVWLDTFDFQAPAFYRKLGYSELGQIADYPPGHKRYFFQKRFA, translated from the coding sequence ATGAAACTGCGAATCGAACAGTCGCAAAACCCCACGGATGAAGAGCGCCAGGCCATCCTGTTGCCGTTGCGCGCCTATAACGCGCAACAGGCCGGGGTCTCGACGCCAGAGCCCGTTGCCTTGCTGCTGCGCGATGAAAGCGGCGAGATTCTTGGCGGGCTCCACGGTCGAGTGTTTTACCAATGGTTGTACATCGACCTGCTGTCGGTACCGGAACAGGCCCGGGGACAGGGCATCGGTTCGACGCTGATGCAGATGGCCGAAGACCTGGCGCGGGAGAAGGCCTGTATCGGGGTCTGGCTCGACACCTTCGACTTCCAGGCGCCGGCGTTCTACAGGAAGCTGGGTTACAGCGAGTTGGGGCAGATCGCTGACTATCCGCCGGGGCACAAGCGCTACTTTTTCCAGAAGCGCTTCGCTTAG
- a CDS encoding DUF6388 family protein → MAASEQQHEQALKRFLDERPELRAELDNLNPLLAQAKGETQAQYRDERLHEAFEAEAERLGLFAWELTLQLTAATPEDYQAQRMEVHKEVAEMAGMDWLEYCELYGLGQ, encoded by the coding sequence ATGGCGGCAAGCGAACAGCAACACGAGCAGGCACTGAAGAGGTTTCTCGATGAGCGCCCTGAACTGCGCGCCGAACTCGACAACCTCAACCCGCTGCTGGCCCAGGCCAAAGGCGAGACCCAGGCGCAGTACCGCGACGAGCGCCTGCACGAAGCCTTCGAGGCCGAAGCCGAGCGTCTCGGGCTGTTTGCCTGGGAACTGACCCTGCAGTTGACCGCCGCAACGCCTGAGGACTATCAGGCCCAGCGCATGGAAGTGCACAAGGAAGTGGCCGAAATGGCCGGTATGGACTGGCTGGAGTATTGCGAGTTATATGGCTTAGGCCAGTGA
- a CDS encoding YoaK family protein encodes MLPSTSSTHASPGHLHIQKWRGRIGLSLVAALSVLAGMTDAIGFMASGDFVSFMSGNTTRLAVAISDGDMGLTLRLTILVATFVIGNALGIVVSRLGGRRALPLLLCIATLLCGAAAWPYEEQLPALLAAIIAMGMLNAAVEEVNGLPVGLTYVTGALSRFGRGLGRWMLGERRNGWRVQLIPWAGMFAGAVLGAVLEHHLGLRALFVSGLLAGGIGLLALKIPRRWQLGYMPR; translated from the coding sequence ATGCTGCCTTCGACCTCCAGCACCCACGCCAGTCCGGGGCATCTGCATATCCAGAAATGGCGCGGACGCATCGGCCTGTCGCTGGTGGCCGCACTCTCGGTACTGGCCGGCATGACAGACGCCATCGGCTTCATGGCCAGCGGCGACTTCGTTTCGTTCATGAGCGGCAACACCACCCGTCTCGCCGTGGCCATCAGCGACGGCGACATGGGCCTGACCCTGCGCCTGACGATCCTCGTGGCCACGTTCGTCATCGGCAACGCCCTGGGCATCGTCGTCAGCCGTCTCGGCGGCCGGCGGGCGCTGCCCTTGCTGCTGTGCATCGCCACCCTGCTCTGCGGTGCCGCTGCCTGGCCGTATGAGGAACAATTGCCGGCGTTGCTGGCGGCGATCATCGCCATGGGCATGCTCAATGCCGCAGTAGAGGAAGTGAATGGCCTGCCGGTCGGCCTGACTTACGTCACCGGCGCCCTGTCGCGCTTCGGCCGCGGCCTGGGGCGCTGGATGCTCGGCGAACGGCGCAACGGCTGGCGGGTGCAGTTGATTCCCTGGGCCGGGATGTTTGCCGGCGCGGTGCTCGGTGCGGTGCTGGAGCATCATCTCGGGCTCAGGGCGCTGTTTGTCAGCGGGTTGCTGGCGGGGGGGATCGGGTTGCTGGCGTTGAAGATTCCGCGGCGGTGGCAGTTGGGGTATATGCCCCGCTGA
- the tusD gene encoding sulfurtransferase complex subunit TusD: MKFAIALFSAAHAPSSRRALLFAQAALAGGHEIVRLFFYQDGVYNASGSVVTPQDEQDLPRQWRNFVTEHQLDGVVCIAAALRRGVLNAEEAGRYQREAVAVAAPWELSGLGQLHDAVQDADRLICFGGA, encoded by the coding sequence ATGAAGTTCGCCATCGCGCTGTTTTCCGCCGCCCATGCGCCCTCCTCGCGCCGTGCCTTGCTGTTCGCCCAGGCTGCGCTGGCCGGCGGGCATGAGATTGTCCGGCTGTTTTTCTACCAGGACGGGGTCTACAACGCCTCCGGCAGCGTGGTCACGCCGCAGGATGAGCAGGACTTGCCCAGACAATGGCGCAACTTCGTCACTGAACATCAGCTCGATGGCGTGGTGTGCATCGCCGCCGCCCTGCGCCGTGGCGTGTTGAACGCAGAAGAAGCCGGGCGCTACCAGCGCGAAGCGGTTGCCGTGGCCGCGCCGTGGGAATTGTCCGGGCTGGGCCAGTTGCATGACGCGGTGCAGGACGCTGACCGCCTGATCTGTTTCGGAGGCGCGTGA
- the tusC gene encoding sulfurtransferase complex subunit TusC, whose amino-acid sequence MPRSLLIISRQSPWSGPSAREALDIVLAGGAFDLPIGLLFLDDGVFQLAANQDARALQQKDLSANLQALPMFGVEDLFVCGDSAAERGLDPRALSLEEAQVLTAGEISALIDRYHQVITL is encoded by the coding sequence ATGCCCAGATCCTTGCTGATTATCAGCCGTCAGTCGCCCTGGTCCGGGCCGAGTGCGCGCGAAGCACTGGACATCGTCCTGGCCGGCGGCGCTTTCGATTTGCCGATCGGCCTGCTGTTTCTCGATGACGGCGTGTTTCAGCTCGCCGCAAACCAGGACGCCAGGGCTCTGCAGCAAAAAGACCTGAGTGCCAACCTGCAGGCGCTGCCGATGTTCGGCGTCGAAGACCTGTTCGTCTGCGGCGACAGCGCGGCCGAACGCGGCCTGGACCCCAGGGCGTTATCGCTCGAAGAGGCCCAGGTGCTGACCGCCGGCGAAATCAGCGCACTCATTGACCGTTACCACCAGGTGATCACCCTCTGA
- the tusB gene encoding sulfurtransferase complex subunit TusB, producing MSTLHVLSHSPFGDDRLTSCLRVIGAADALLLSGDAAYALQPGTAPFNTLGSRGLKLFVLAEDAQARDLQTPDWAKAIDYPAFVELSIHYDKVNSWL from the coding sequence ATGTCGACTTTGCACGTGTTGTCTCATTCCCCGTTCGGCGACGACCGCCTGACCAGCTGCCTGCGCGTGATCGGCGCCGCGGATGCGCTGCTGCTGTCTGGCGACGCGGCCTATGCCTTGCAACCGGGCACCGCGCCGTTCAATACCCTGGGCAGCCGCGGCCTGAAACTGTTTGTGCTGGCCGAAGACGCCCAGGCTCGCGACCTGCAAACGCCGGACTGGGCCAAGGCCATCGACTACCCGGCCTTCGTCGAACTGTCGATCCACTATGACAAGGTCAACAGTTGGCTATGA
- a CDS encoding TusE/DsrC/DsvC family sulfur relay protein, giving the protein MNVLTVGARAIELDKDGFLLDLSDWSLEVASALAAAEDIELSPEHREILELLRSFYSEFQLSPATRPLIKYTALKLGPEKGNSLHLNRLFKGTPAKLAAKLAGLPKPTNCL; this is encoded by the coding sequence ATGAATGTCCTGACCGTGGGCGCTCGCGCCATCGAGCTGGACAAGGACGGTTTTCTGCTCGACCTGAGCGACTGGTCCCTTGAGGTCGCCAGCGCCCTCGCCGCCGCCGAAGACATCGAGCTGAGCCCCGAACACCGGGAGATCCTCGAATTGCTGCGCAGTTTCTACAGCGAGTTCCAGCTGTCCCCCGCCACGCGCCCGCTGATCAAGTACACCGCATTGAAGCTCGGCCCGGAAAAAGGCAACAGCCTGCACCTGAACCGACTGTTCAAAGGCACCCCTGCCAAACTCGCCGCGAAACTGGCGGGCCTGCCCAAACCGACGAATTGTTTATGA
- a CDS encoding glycosyl transferase family protein, with amino-acid sequence MTDYPALTLETPAEHPFAQFVRILGKGKRGARDLTRVEAREAMGMVLDDKVEDTQLGAFLMLLRHKEESAQEMAGFTEALRERLQAPALQVDLDWPTYAGKKRHLPWYLLAAKCLAQNGVRIFMHGGGAHTAGRLYSEQLLDTLQIPLCRNWQQVGSALDNGGLAFMPLMDWAPQLQRMIDLRNTLGLRSPIHSLARILNPLGARCGLQSIFHPGYQAVHRDASGLLGDTAIVVKGDGGEIEINPDADSHLYGTTGGESWDEEWPQLSTQRHVKPASLDPEHLKAVWRGDVVDSYPQMALISTMALALRGLGQSREQAFDTAQQYWDARDRSI; translated from the coding sequence ATGACCGACTATCCTGCGCTGACCCTCGAAACACCCGCCGAGCACCCGTTCGCCCAGTTCGTGCGCATCCTCGGCAAAGGCAAGCGTGGCGCCCGCGACCTGACCCGGGTCGAAGCGCGTGAAGCCATGGGCATGGTGCTCGACGACAAGGTCGAGGACACCCAGCTGGGCGCGTTCCTGATGCTGCTGCGGCACAAGGAAGAAAGCGCACAGGAGATGGCCGGGTTCACCGAAGCCTTGCGTGAACGCTTGCAGGCACCGGCGTTGCAGGTCGATCTGGACTGGCCGACCTATGCCGGCAAGAAACGTCATCTGCCGTGGTACCTGCTGGCGGCCAAGTGCCTGGCGCAGAACGGTGTGCGGATCTTCATGCACGGTGGTGGCGCGCACACGGCGGGCCGGCTGTACAGCGAACAGTTGCTCGACACCTTGCAGATCCCGTTGTGCCGCAACTGGCAGCAAGTCGGTTCGGCACTCGATAACGGCGGCCTGGCGTTCATGCCGCTGATGGACTGGGCGCCGCAATTGCAGCGGATGATCGACCTGCGCAACACCCTGGGCCTGCGTTCGCCGATCCACTCCCTGGCCCGGATCCTCAATCCGTTGGGCGCTCGCTGTGGCCTGCAAAGCATCTTCCACCCCGGCTACCAGGCGGTGCATCGCGACGCCAGCGGCTTGCTCGGCGACACCGCGATCGTGGTGAAAGGCGACGGCGGCGAAATCGAGATCAACCCGGATGCCGACAGCCACCTGTACGGCACCACCGGTGGCGAGAGCTGGGACGAGGAATGGCCGCAACTGTCGACCCAGCGTCACGTCAAACCGGCCAGCCTCGATCCCGAGCATCTGAAAGCCGTCTGGCGCGGCGACGTGGTCGACAGCTACCCGCAGATGGCGCTGATCTCGACCATGGCCTTGGCCTTGCGCGGCCTCGGCCAGAGCCGCGAACAAGCCTTCGATACCGCCCAGCAGTATTGGGACGCGCGGGACAGATCGATTTAA